CGACGTTTCATGGCAGGCGTGGCGCGCCGGCGATGAAGCGCGTGCGTTGACCTTCACAGTAAGGAATCGGCTTCGAAACTGGCGGCGACCTGCCCGTCGCGCAGAGGAGGTTCCGTGACTGCCGACCCGTCTGCAACAGGAGGCCACGCAGCGGCAGACGAGGTTCATGTCGCGTTCGGTACCGATGACGGAGCTGCACTGCCATTGGCCGTGACGCTGTCATCGCTCGGCAGATCGACGACCCGGCGTGTCACCGCCCATGTGCTCACGCACTCCCTGACCGGCCGTCACCGTCGTCGCCTGGAACGCGTCGGTTCGTCGGTGGGTGTGCAGGTTCGGATTCACGACGTCGACGAGTCGGCCTTCGATGGCTTTCCGACTTCGTTCCAGTGGTCACTTGGAACGTACTTGCGTCTCGTGGTTGGCGAAGCGCTACCCCAAGCACTCGAACGGGTCGTTTATCTCGATGCGGACCTCTTGGTTCGTCGAGACATCGGAGCGCTCTACGACCTCGCCCTGAACGGGCATCCAGTGGCGGCTCTTACGACCAGTCGAGACCCACAGACGGTCGACCGGTATCTCGACTACTGCCGCGACGAGCGGCCTCCCAGCGTCGCAATGTTCAACGCGGGCGTGATGCTCGTAGACCTGCGCCTCTGGCGCGCGAGCGAGTCGGGACAGGAGGCAGCAGCCTTCCTGCGGCGACATCGCGATAGCGTTCGCCAAGTCGATCAAGACGCGCTGAACGCTCTGTTCGGTCATGATTTCGAGCCCCTGAACGCATCGTGGAACGTGATGCTCGGGAGAACGAAGAATCCGAATCTCTTCCCGAGTCAGAAGTTGATTGATGTCACCTTGCCATTTCACCAGGCCTCACTGGACCAACCTGCGATTTATCACTTCGTTACCTCTTTCAAGCCGTGGTCCAAAGACGGCCTGAGGCATCGGTTCGGTGGGCAGTGGCATGCGGAGTTGCGACGAAGCGGATGGTTCGATTCGTCGATGGAAGTGGCGGCGTGGTACGCGCGTTGGTTTTCAGCCAACGCGATCCGAATGACGAGGGATCTTCCGATGGGGCTGCTTCGCAGGGTGCGTGGCCGCCCGCGGTATCGTCCGGGTGGTTGGATGGAGCTGAAGACCGAGGGCACGGCCTGAAGCGGCAGCGATCGGCATGTTGATCACCGTCGTCATCCCGACATTTCGTAGACCTAGCGACCTGCGTCGTTGTCTAGACGCACTAGCGGAGCAGTCGCGCGGAGCGGACGAGGTACTCGTCGTGTCTCGACCAGAAGATCGCGACGGAATCGCGGTCGCGCAGTGCGCTTCCAACAAGTTGCCGCTGCGACGAGTCGAGGTTGATC
The Planctomycetota bacterium genome window above contains:
- a CDS encoding glycosyltransferase family 8 protein translates to MTADPSATGGHAAADEVHVAFGTDDGAALPLAVTLSSLGRSTTRRVTAHVLTHSLTGRHRRRLERVGSSVGVQVRIHDVDESAFDGFPTSFQWSLGTYLRLVVGEALPQALERVVYLDADLLVRRDIGALYDLALNGHPVAALTTSRDPQTVDRYLDYCRDERPPSVAMFNAGVMLVDLRLWRASESGQEAAAFLRRHRDSVRQVDQDALNALFGHDFEPLNASWNVMLGRTKNPNLFPSQKLIDVTLPFHQASLDQPAIYHFVTSFKPWSKDGLRHRFGGQWHAELRRSGWFDSSMEVAAWYARWFSANAIRMTRDLPMGLLRRVRGRPRYRPGGWMELKTEGTA